The Petroclostridium xylanilyticum region ACAAAAGAACCGTCCCCGTGTCACCCGCGTCACCCACTAATTGAAGTATATTATATTCTCCCTGTAATCCCTCTGCAAGTCCCTTTCCAGGAACTCCAAAAAGCGTACCAGCATTGCTGACGCTTCTGCGCGGGACATGACCTTGTTGGGGTTGATATTGTTATATTCATCTCCGTATATCAGTCCCAATTCTCCGGCCACATATATGCTGTCTCTTGCCCAGTTAGGAATCTCCCGGTCATCGCTAAAGGAGGTATAGTAGCCGGGAGTGGGAGCTTTGTTTTCGAATCCCAGTGCCCTTATTAATATTGTGATAGCCTGTGCCCGTGTTAACGGTTCACCGGGTCTGAATAAATCTTTCGTTTTACCTTTTATAATTCCTTTATTTAAAGCATCTTTTATATATTCATAGTCCGGGTCTTCAACTGCTACATCAACAAAAGGCGACTCCTCTTTTGGCTGGTTTCTCTTCCTGACGATGGGTTTCTTTTTCTCTTCTACCGTGGGCCTTATGTTGCAGGCCTTTATAATTCCTTTGGTAAACTCCTGGCGGGTCATTGGAATCTCCGGGGTGAAAAACTGGGAATTTTCATCAAATACGTCCAAGGAGTACAGCTTTTCAATATAGCCCTGCGCCCAGTGTCCTGCTGTATCTCTAAACTTGGGTACAACCAGTCTTTCCAGCTTGGGCACCATGCTTTTTGAAATCATTATAATATCTTCATTGCGTTTTGTTTTGTCAGGAGCCGCAATTTCTATTTTACTCAGGCTGTATCCGGCATCGGCTTCATTCATTTTGGGAAGGTTATAATCATACTTGGATACCATCTCCCGGTTTGTAACCCTGATATACCCTCCATTGAAGCTTGAAAAATTGGCTTCATTATCTGCATATTTTAAAACCTTGGTAGTACTATCCGAAACCTGGATTTTAACAGTACCTTGCCACGATATGTTTTCAACCTCGGAACCATTGGTATTTTCATCGGCTCTATTCGCATCCACCTGCCTGTCATAAGTGATAACGCAGTCAAGCATTTGTGTTTCGGTATTCCCCCAGAAGTTTTGATATCCTACATCCCCTCCTGAGATATCTACGATGACCTTTCCCTGGTCCCTGTTGATGGTATAGTATTTTCTTCCCTTTATGTTTCCTGAGTAAAAGTTAGCCGCTGGCCGGTTGTCTATGACATCCGATTTTGAAAACTGGAAATCTGCCAGCTGATATCTGTCCGCCCCCATCTGAAGGGTTTCAGAGTACCTGCTTACACTGGTATCTGCGATAGTTTGTCCTTTGTCATTCCTCTTTGTATAGCTGGTTACATAGGTTATCATCCTGTCCAGCCTTGCAGATACGGTCTTATCCTCAGGCCTGAGATTGAGCCTGTAGGTTACAGTTTTCTGATCATCTTTTTCATTTTCTGTCATAATAAGCTTTCCCACGAATTTTACAGGTTCTCCGGTTAGAAATACGATTTCCTCATATTCATATTCGTTACTGACTCCGCCTGAAAATCCAGGGGGAGTTGCAAATACAGTTGTAAAGTTCATTATGCAGCTGAAGATGATAAAAGCTGCAATAAATTTTTTCACAAAATTCCCCCTTCCTGTGAAATGCAGAATTTATTTTACAATAACGACCTTCGCCTGGCTGCCGTCTCTGATC contains the following coding sequences:
- a CDS encoding S-layer homology domain-containing protein — its product is MKKFIAAFIIFSCIMNFTTVFATPPGFSGGVSNEYEYEEIVFLTGEPVKFVGKLIMTENEKDDQKTVTYRLNLRPEDKTVSARLDRMITYVTSYTKRNDKGQTIADTSVSRYSETLQMGADRYQLADFQFSKSDVIDNRPAANFYSGNIKGRKYYTINRDQGKVIVDISGGDVGYQNFWGNTETQMLDCVITYDRQVDANRADENTNGSEVENISWQGTVKIQVSDSTTKVLKYADNEANFSSFNGGYIRVTNREMVSKYDYNLPKMNEADAGYSLSKIEIAAPDKTKRNEDIIMISKSMVPKLERLVVPKFRDTAGHWAQGYIEKLYSLDVFDENSQFFTPEIPMTRQEFTKGIIKACNIRPTVEEKKKPIVRKRNQPKEESPFVDVAVEDPDYEYIKDALNKGIIKGKTKDLFRPGEPLTRAQAITILIRALGFENKAPTPGYYTSFSDDREIPNWARDSIYVAGELGLIYGDEYNNINPNKVMSRAEASAMLVRFLEFLERDLQRDYRENIIYFN